In Propionispora hippei DSM 15287, the DNA window GATGTGACGGTGGAAGCCGAGTTGGGCTATGTCGGCGTTGGTCTCGAATACGAAAAGCTTGATGCTGTGGCCAAGGATCTCTTTACCAAGCCGGAACAGGCCCGGGAGTTTGTCACAAGGACAGAAGTGGACAGCCTGGCTGTCGCTATCGGTACGGCTCATGGCGAGTACAAAGGAGAACCGCGGCTCGATCTGGAGCGGCTGGTAGAGATTGCCGCTGCTGTCAAAGTACCACTGGTGCTGCATGGCGGCTCCGGTACCGGCGACGAACGGCTGGAGTCGGCCATCCGTTGTGGCATCAGCAAGGTTAATATTTTCACCGATCTGACCAAGGCGGCTGCGGCCGAAACCCGCCTTGTCCCACCGTCTGTCAGTTATCCTGATGAAGGAATGCTGGGAGAAGAAGCTGTGATTGACTGCCTGCAGCATTACTTCCGTGTATTCGGCTGTGTAAATCGTGTCACTGATACCAGCTATGAACAGAAATTTACCATGTGCACCGATTTTACCGCCGGTGGTTCGGCCTGATACCAGGAAATGGGGAGCTATAGAATTGTATGAATGAATGGGAAAAAGACCGGCTTGCAGTGAAAGTGGCCAGCATGTATTATGCGGATAACCTGACACAGGATGAAATATCCCGTAAACTGGGTATTCACCGGACGACGATCAGCCGTTTAATTAAAACTGCCAGGCAGGAAGGGCTGATCACGATTGCAATCCGGGATGATCTGAAACCGTATTATGCCCTGGAAAACAAGCTGGAAACTTTGTTTGGTCTAAAAGAGGTGTATATTGTATCTTCCCAGCGGGTTCAGGAGGATTCGGAACGGCAGGCGCTGGGTAAGACCTGTGCCGAACTGTTGGCCCGTATTGTCCAGGATGGTGATACCATCGGGATTAGCTGGGGCAGTACTATGAAAGAGGTGGCCAATGCCCTGAAGCCGTCGCCCAATCAGCGGCCGACGCAGAGTCAGATTGTAGCTTTGTGCGGCGGTCCGGGCAATCTGGAAAGCGACAATCATGTCAACCCGATTGTCGGGAAGGTAAGCCAGGCTTTTAAGGCTAAGCCATATTACTTTTATGCGCCGATTATTACTTCCAAGCGGGAAACTAAGGAAGCCATTCTGCAGGATGACAGTTGTGTAACCGTCACCAATCTGTGGCATAAGGTCAGGATTGCCGTCGTCGGCATCGGGGCTTTTTCCGAGTCCAGTTCGGTGCTATCCACCGGCTATATTACACTGCAGGATCAGGAAGCATTGCGTCAGGCCGGGGCCGCCGGCGATATCTGTTCGCGGTTCTATGACCTGGCAGGGCGACGCATTCAGTTGGATTTAGCTGACCGGACGATCAGCGTTGATCTGGATATTCTGAAAGGCCTGAACTACTCGATTGCGGTAGCCGGAGGGGCTCACAAGGTGCCGGCGATTCTGGGAGCGCTGCGCGGGCGGTTTGTTAATGTCTTGATTACCACTGAAGAGACGGCCCGACTGTTGCTGGAAACCGCCAATGAAACGGTGGAAGCTGCGGAATAATCTGGCTGCGGTGACGTAGTCTGAAAAAACAAAGAATACTACTTGCCAGACGGAAGCGGATATGCTATATTTATCTCTAGAGTAGATAACTGGCGTGTTACGGTAACGGCATTAGCCAGTAAGGATAAGCGGGGGAAGGGAAGCCTGACTCAGATTATTCTTACTGGCTATTCCCTTTTATAAGCAGGGAGGAGTCATCATTGTCTACGATACAGGGACCATTTTCGGTACAACGGGTTTTGAGCAACAATGCGGTAATTGCTAATACCGTAAATGGTCAGGATGTCATTTTACTCGGTAAGGGGATGGGATTTGGCCGCAAGGCGGGCGATTTACTGACCAATCCGAAGTATGAGAAAATTTATGTGGTTCCGGCAGGGGTAGCGGAGCAGCAGGCGCTCAATTTGATCGAACAGGTCGATCCGGCAGTGATCCGGGTTACCGAAGAGATTATTGAACTGGCGAAAGAGCGTCTGGGCCAGGCCTTGCATCCCCGGATATATGTGGCATTGACCGACCATATCAATTTTACGCTCATTCGTTTGGCCCAGGGGATGGAAATAAAAAATCCGTTCATTTCCGAAATTGAGGCACTGTATCCTGACGAATTCCAGGTGGCCCAGCAGGGGGCCGGTCTGTTGACTGAGAAGCTGCGGGTAACCATTCCCCGTGAGGAAATTGGTTTTATTGCCCTCCATCTGCATGCCGCCAGACATAACCGTTCCGTCAGTGAAAGTTTGAAGTATTCCCAGATTATTAATAAGGTGCTGCAGCATATTGAGAAAAGGACCGGTTCCCTGCAGGAACAGGGCAGTTTGAATTATACCAGGCTGCTGACTCACCTGCAAAGCTGTATTCACCGGCTGGTTACCTTAACAACCATTGAAAATCCGTTCGTAGAGCAGTTGAAGCGGGATTTTTCCGAGTCCTACGAGCTGGCCTGCCAGGTTGGCGAGATGATCGGCCAAGAGCTGAAGCTCAAGGTGCCCGAGGCCGAAATCGGCTATCTGACCATTCATTTGGAGCGGCTTCGCAGCAAATTTGGCTAAGATAAGTGCATAAGTACAACGTGTTACTGGTAAAGCAGGCATGAGTTGATAGAGAGGAACGAATCGTTGTCCTCCCTACGGCTCATGCTTTTTTATTTCTCTTTTAAGGAGGTGACTGTGCTGCCTGGCAAAGCAAGTTTGTTGATGGTAAATCCAATAACAATAGATAATAATTTGAGAGGAGAAATACTATGTTTAAAAAATCTTTCGGTGTTTTACAACAGGTAGGTAAATCATTGATGTTGCCTGTAGCGTTGCTGCCGGCGGCGGGGCTGCTGCTGGCCTTCGGCAATGCGTTCCAGAATCCGGCGGCCATCAGCTTGCTGCCAATGCTGGACAATCAGGTGGTTCATGCGTTGGCCAAGGTTATGGAGCAGGCTGGCGGGGTTATTTTCGGCAATCTTTCCTTACTGTTTGCGGTAGGTGTGGCTGTCGGCCTGTCCGGCGGCGAGGGCGTTGCCGGGCTGGCGGCTATTGTCGGCTTCCTGATTATGAACGTGACCATGGGCCTGGTGGCAGGTATTACGCCGGATATGATTGCCGGCAATCCAGCCTATAGCAGTGTACTGGGTATACCGACCCTGCAAACCGGTGTTTTTGGCGGTATTATTGTCGGTATTCTGGCGGCCCAGGCGTATAAACGGTTTTACACCATTGAATTGCCTTCCTATTTGGGCTTTTTTGCCGGTAAGCGGTTTGTGCCAATTGTTACCGCTGCTGCTGCCCTCATTCTGGGTATTGTGATGACGGTGGTCTGGCCGCCCATCCAAATCGGTTTGACTTTGTTCTCCCGCAACATGATTGATTCCAATAAGACGTTGGCGGCTTTTGTTTTCGGCGTTATTGAGCGGGCTCTGATTCCTTTCGGACTTCATCATATCTTCTACAATCCGTTCTGGTATCAATTCGGTGAATATGTCAGCAAGAGCGGGCAAATTGTAAACGGTGACCAGAGTATCTTCTTTGCTCAGTTAAAGGATGGCGTTGCTTTTACCGCCGGTACGTTTATGACCGGTAAATTCCCCTTCATGATGTTTGGTCTGCCGGCAGCGGCGCTGGCCATTTATCATGAAGCCAAACCGGAAAAGAAAATCGCCGTGGCCGGTATTATGGCTTCGGCGGCGCTGACTTCCTTCCTGACAGGCATTACCGAGCCGATTGAATTTTCCTTCCTGTTTGTGGCACCGGCTTTGTTCGGGATTCACACCCTGTTTGCCGGACTGTCCTTTATGCTGATGCATATTTTAAATGTAAAAATCGGTATGACCTTCTCCG includes these proteins:
- a CDS encoding class II fructose-bisphosphate aldolase codes for the protein MLVNTRQMLNMAKKNKYAIAQPNAWDSHSLRAIIRASQDSRCPVILGLAEAHFGYLSPEEVAHMVSFYAGKTDIPVALHLDHGASYNAIVRAIRAGFTSVMIDASQLAFEENIKVTAEIVKMAHAVDVTVEAELGYVGVGLEYEKLDAVAKDLFTKPEQAREFVTRTEVDSLAVAIGTAHGEYKGEPRLDLERLVEIAAAVKVPLVLHGGSGTGDERLESAIRCGISKVNIFTDLTKAAAAETRLVPPSVSYPDEGMLGEEAVIDCLQHYFRVFGCVNRVTDTSYEQKFTMCTDFTAGGSA
- a CDS encoding sugar-binding transcriptional regulator, whose translation is MNEWEKDRLAVKVASMYYADNLTQDEISRKLGIHRTTISRLIKTARQEGLITIAIRDDLKPYYALENKLETLFGLKEVYIVSSQRVQEDSERQALGKTCAELLARIVQDGDTIGISWGSTMKEVANALKPSPNQRPTQSQIVALCGGPGNLESDNHVNPIVGKVSQAFKAKPYYFYAPIITSKRETKEAILQDDSCVTVTNLWHKVRIAVVGIGAFSESSSVLSTGYITLQDQEALRQAGAAGDICSRFYDLAGRRIQLDLADRTISVDLDILKGLNYSIAVAGGAHKVPAILGALRGRFVNVLITTEETARLLLETANETVEAAE
- a CDS encoding PRD domain-containing protein, which encodes MSTIQGPFSVQRVLSNNAVIANTVNGQDVILLGKGMGFGRKAGDLLTNPKYEKIYVVPAGVAEQQALNLIEQVDPAVIRVTEEIIELAKERLGQALHPRIYVALTDHINFTLIRLAQGMEIKNPFISEIEALYPDEFQVAQQGAGLLTEKLRVTIPREEIGFIALHLHAARHNRSVSESLKYSQIINKVLQHIEKRTGSLQEQGSLNYTRLLTHLQSCIHRLVTLTTIENPFVEQLKRDFSESYELACQVGEMIGQELKLKVPEAEIGYLTIHLERLRSKFG
- the ptsG gene encoding glucose-specific PTS transporter subunit IIBC; translated protein: MFKKSFGVLQQVGKSLMLPVALLPAAGLLLAFGNAFQNPAAISLLPMLDNQVVHALAKVMEQAGGVIFGNLSLLFAVGVAVGLSGGEGVAGLAAIVGFLIMNVTMGLVAGITPDMIAGNPAYSSVLGIPTLQTGVFGGIIVGILAAQAYKRFYTIELPSYLGFFAGKRFVPIVTAAAALILGIVMTVVWPPIQIGLTLFSRNMIDSNKTLAAFVFGVIERALIPFGLHHIFYNPFWYQFGEYVSKSGQIVNGDQSIFFAQLKDGVAFTAGTFMTGKFPFMMFGLPAAALAIYHEAKPEKKIAVAGIMASAALTSFLTGITEPIEFSFLFVAPALFGIHTLFAGLSFMLMHILNVKIGMTFSGGVIDYLLFGVIPNRTDWWLVIPVGLAFSAIYYFGFRFAIRTWDLKTPGREDDNEAEAGNEQGTSGSLAADVLAALGGKANLTHLDACITRLRVSVKDIGAVNKDRLKGLGAAGVMVVGDNLQIIFGPKSDILKTQIQGILSGKEAAGPAPVVQQAAETAADAAPGVIASFVAPLTGKVLPLTEVPDQVFSQKIVGDGFAIEPVNGEIASPVDGTVTSILDSKHAVGITADSGLELIVHFGIDTVNLKGEGFTSLVSQGDKVKAGQLILKADLPAIQAKVPSVITPVVFTNLGEGSIVVEAGKQVKRGERMNVKIQ